Proteins encoded together in one Lathyrus oleraceus cultivar Zhongwan6 chromosome 5, CAAS_Psat_ZW6_1.0, whole genome shotgun sequence window:
- the LOC127084570 gene encoding uncharacterized protein LOC127084570: MRRPGLKDDVAYSFFDPDISVLKDMIALITPDHVGLFRAVYGGILKMVFRLMDRDRSAIHTLLQFYDPELRCFVFPDYVLGPMLEDYADILNIQIRDQVPFRVTKEEPDIGGISRAFYLSPEEVKSNLKEKGKLPGFHLSFLEAKAKEQSELGNWEAVCALVAASIYGIILFPNQKNFVDINAIRLFIRRNPIPTLIGDVYYSVHNRNEKRRGGLIRCCAQLLVKWFMGYLPSKGAFVLLGQNVTWATKLMGLRAKDIDWTHSSGVGQDFICSCRGFPNVPLIGVQGCINYNPTLLKRQMGFAMELPPYKSEIQESVYFPVEDNQDRVKQVSDAWRSIQRKGKASWGRANNRSFPPFDDWLRKRVELTCLPFPMVDPWYPLVEETPSTVSMDEFLEMKRERDQLLAEKTELEMSVARVQRANQELKAKMEDQDKRHALETKRFEMDTAYYGKISQALASSNREHDITKEKLFRASKVIEDEKRRQILIRDQRDERARVLAAEWEAEKAKIRAERDHNMAERDHYFRQMKIHQKEVGRLQQENIELRFAAEFARMEGEIRPSVGPSSS; the protein is encoded by the coding sequence ATGAGAAGACCCGGCTTGAAGGATGATGTtgcttacagtttctttgacccgGATATCAGTGtgttgaaggatatgatagcGTTGATcactcctgaccatgtggggttgtttcgtgcggtgtatgggggtattctgaagatggttttcaggctcatggacagagacaggagcgccatccatactctaCTTCAGTTTTACGATCCCGAGCtgagatgtttcgtcttcccCGATTACGTGCTAGGGCCGATGTTGGAAGATTATGCTGATATTTTGAATATCCAGATCAGGGATCAAGTTCCTTTCCGtgttactaaggaagaacctgatattggtgggatttcCCGTGCTTTCTATCTGAGTCCAGAGGAAGTGAAGAGTAATCTGAAGGAGAAGGGTAAGctgcctggttttcatctgagtttcctagaggctaaggCTAAAGAGCAGTCAGAATTGGGGAATTGGGAAGCTGTCTGTGCTCTGGTTGCGgcgagcatttatgggatcatttTGTTTCCcaaccagaagaactttgtggatatcAATGCCATCCGCCTGTTTATTCGAAGGAATCCTATCCCTACattgattggagatgtctattattcggttcataaccggaatgagaagaggcgtgggggttTGATTCGATGCTGCGCGCAGTTATTGGtcaagtggtttatgggttacttaccatccaagggtgcttttgttcttctggGCCAGAATGTTACTTGGGCGACCAAACTGATGGGCTTGAGGGCTAAGGACATAgattggactcacagtagtggaGTTGGACAGGACTTTATCTGCAGTTGCAGGGGTTTTCCTAATGTGCCGCTTATAGgggttcagggttgcatcaattacaacccgacacttcttaagaggcaaatgggattcgctatggagcttccaccgtacaagagtgagattcaggaatctgtgtacttcccggttgaggaTAACCAGGATAGGGTAAAGCAGGTATCCGATGCATGGCGCAgcattcagaggaagggcaaggcTTCCTGGGGTAGAGCTAAcaacagatcttttcctccgttcgatgattggctcagaaagagagtggagcttacttgtctaccatttcctatgGTCGATCCGTGGTATCCGTTGGTTGAGGAGACTCCTTCTACTGTTAGTATGGATGAGTTCTTAGAGATGAAGCGGGAACGAGATCAGCTACTTGCAGAGAagacggaattggagatgagtgttgctcgggttcagagaGCTAATCAGGAGCTCAAAGCgaagatggaagatcaggataagcgGCATGCTTTGGAGACCAAGCGatttgagatggatacagcctattatgggaagatcagccaagctttagcatcgtccaaccgggagcatgacatcacaaaggagaagctgttcagagcatcaaaggtgattgaagatgagaagaggaggcaaatcctaatcagggatcagagagatgagagagccagagtcctcgctgcagagtgggaagcggaaAAGGCAAAGATCAGGGCCGAGAGAGATCATAACATGgcagagagagaccactacttcaggcagatgaagattcatcagaaggaagttggaagactacagcaggagaacatagagctcaggttcgccgcagagttcgcaagGATGGAAGGCGAGATAaggccatctgtgggaccctcatctaGCTAG